One region of Miscanthus floridulus cultivar M001 chromosome 19, ASM1932011v1, whole genome shotgun sequence genomic DNA includes:
- the LOC136529462 gene encoding uncharacterized protein, with protein sequence MQRNNSFGTSWADQWDYGGDPSPRAPRDHGHGGKASGGGVGEKTKAAAATGIRKVKEGTAHGFQWIKDKCQRKNGGGGGGKKQQGSEVPGY encoded by the coding sequence ATGCAGCGGAACAACTCGTTCGGGACGTCATGGGCGGACCAGTGGGACTACGGCGGCGACCCGAGCCCGAGGGCGCCGCGCGACCACGGCCACGGGGGCaaggccagcggcggcggcgtgggggagAAGACCAAGGCGGCCGCGGCCACCGGGATCAGGAAGGTGAAGGAGGGCACGGCGCACGGGTTCCAGTGGATCAAGGACAAGTGCCAGCggaagaacggcggcggcggcggcggcaagaagCAGCAGGGCTCCGAGGTCCCGGGTTACTGA